The genome window GGGCTTTCCTGGCCATAAAATATCACTTTCACCTGCGACTACTCGATCTACAAAAGGCCTTAATTGCTCGTAATCTCTTACTGGAACCTGTTGTATAAAATCTTTATGTGTTTGGATGCTGGAAAAGGAGTGCGCTTTCGCGAAAGCGGTACCAGCAGCAGTCTTTAATAAATTTTTAAAAACCTTATCCTGTGAGCCTACCGGATCTGTAGCCCATTTTTTAGTTTTTTTATCAGTTATGGCGGCAAACATCTTTGCGCCGAGTGACTTTAACGACATTTATTCAAAATTGATAAAATTAGTAGGATCTAGCGGATACCCATCGCTCCAGATTTCAAAATGAAGATGAGGTCCTGTGGTTAGCTCTCCCGTATTTCCAACGCTAGCGATCACTTCTCCTGCGAGTACCTGATCATTTTGCTCTTTGATAAGACTTCCTGCGTGTTTATAAACAGTAATAAGCCCGTAAGCGTGTTCAATTAACATGGTATAGCCAGTCTCTGCACTCCAACTAGCAAAAACTACAGTTCCATCTGCAGCTGCTTTAATAGGCGTTCCTGAAGCTGCTGCTACATCTACAGCATAATGTTTTATCTCTGTATCATAATCTCCAGAAATAATCCCTTTTATCGGAGGGAAGAAGACAAAGTTCGTTTTGGCCTTTGCTCCGGCAATGACACTGTAGCGATCTTCCTGAGCAACTTCTTCTCTCAAAAGACTGTCCTCCTTAATAGGTGCAAGATCTGCAGTCTCTATATCAGTTTCTACCTTTGCGATACTGTCAATACGCTCGTATTCTTCTGTAGTAATATCCCCATTGAGCAGCATTTTAATACGACCATAAAACTCCTCATTGGTACGTAGTACTTGCTGTATAGAATCTGTTTCCTTGGTGAGTTCTATAGAGTTTCTCTTAGTAGTTATGTCAGCATATCCAGGGATGTATTCTCGTATAGGTGTGAAAGCAATGAGAACTGTGGTTGCTCCTATCAATAAAACGGCACTTATAAGAGTTAGCATAAAAACATTGAGTCTGTTTAATTTCAGACTAAACCGTTCTTCAAAGGTATCGTCATTAAGCACCACCATGCGGTAATGATGTGTCCACTTGCTTTTTTGGTTTTTATCTTTTTTTCTTTTTCCCATCTGTCGTTAACGTTCAACAAATATAATTAGTTTTTAT of Nonlabens sp. Ci31 contains these proteins:
- a CDS encoding M23 family metallopeptidase, translating into MGKRKKDKNQKSKWTHHYRMVVLNDDTFEERFSLKLNRLNVFMLTLISAVLLIGATTVLIAFTPIREYIPGYADITTKRNSIELTKETDSIQQVLRTNEEFYGRIKMLLNGDITTEEYERIDSIAKVETDIETADLAPIKEDSLLREEVAQEDRYSVIAGAKAKTNFVFFPPIKGIISGDYDTEIKHYAVDVAAASGTPIKAAADGTVVFASWSAETGYTMLIEHAYGLITVYKHAGSLIKEQNDQVLAGEVIASVGNTGELTTGPHLHFEIWSDGYPLDPTNFINFE